One Lucilia cuprina isolate Lc7/37 chromosome 4, ASM2204524v1, whole genome shotgun sequence DNA segment encodes these proteins:
- the LOC111688709 gene encoding juvenile hormone esterase-like isoform X2, whose amino-acid sequence MFLKFLLGLLLFDCLHLSLCDTDHTPRVFIDNNEFKGSIVGTKFQESNVEYMGFRGIPYAKPPINELRFKDPQKLDKFEGIFDATHDGFECCSETARNGSEDCLNLNVYTKQLKPSQLLPVVVLIHPGGLYLGSGASYYMRPGHMMTQDVVLVTFNHRLGSLGFLNLGTPDIPGNAGFKDQVYALRWVQNFIENFGGNSQDVTLMGYSAGALSVQVHLMSDMSKDLFHKAILMSGSVAPQAFLPQGQQKYLAVRLAKGLKCEKFLDIQEENPYGVDFKFSNYEEIKNEDILECLSRHNGTVIGNSLRLMFDFGKDNPIILWLPVIERDFQQERFLTENLNVARKNVLMGYTNGELCLSAKDILEVKSVKTKFSQEFRTLAPRTFMYERHPKRDVITEAIVTKFFNGSTNFTLKDYDALCDVFSDTILRFGSHKLAEFLSKSGGQVYFYEFTFMEDYTNNDDMFKDKQARCEHMIDFQYLFNWPGRKHDSDIQKKIIKLYTEFIYDFVKNGKLSDTNAKPYPHSYALIKDNIEYVEGRNFKNYEFWLQHFPDYFNYKLN is encoded by the exons atgtttctaaaatttttgttgggTTTACTTTTGTTTGATTGTTTACATTTGTCATTGTGTGATACCGATCATACACCCCGGGTTTTTATAGATAACAATGAATTCAAAGGTTCTATTGTGGGAACAAAATTCCAAGAATCCAATGTTGAATATATGGGGTTTCGTGGCATACCTTACGCCAAGCCACCGATAAATGAGCTGAGATTTAAG gACCCTCAAAAACTGGATAAGTTTGAAGGGATATTCGATGCTACACATGATGGCTTCGAATGTTGCTCAGAGACGGCCCGCAACGGTTCAGaagattgtttaaatttaaatgtctaCACCAAACAG TTGAAACCCTCCCAACTATTACCCGTTGTGGTTCTAATACACCCCGGTGGTTTGTACTTGGGTAGTGGCGCCAGCTATTATATGCGACCTGGTCATATGATGACCCAGGATGTGGTATTAGTAACATTTAATCATCGTTTGGGTTCCTTGGGTTTTCTTAATCTGGGAACTCCTGATATACCCGGTAATGCGGGTTTTAAGGATCAAGTTTATGCCTTAAGatgggttcaaaatttcattgaaaacttTGGTGGTAATTCCCAAGATGTCACCCTAATGGGTTACAGTGCTGGAGCTCTTAGTGTACAAGTGCACTTAATGTCGGACATGAGTAAAGATCTCTTCCATAAGGCCATCCTAATGAGTGGTTCAGTAGCGCCACAGGCCTTTTTACCACAGGGACAACAGAAATATTTGGCGGTACGTTTGGCCAAAggtttaaaatgtgaaaaattccTGGATATACAAGAGGAGAATCCCTACGGTGTGGATTTCAAATTCTCCAACTATGAAGAGAttaaaaatgaagatattttagAGTGTCTTAGTCGGCATAATGGTACCGTTATAGGCAATAGTTTAAGATTAATGTTTGATTTTGGCAAAGACAATCCTATTATTTTATGGCTGCCTGTAATAGAAAGGGATTTTCAGCAAGAGCGTTTTCTTACCGAAAATTTGAATGTAGCTCGCAAAAATGTTCTCATGGGCTATACAAATGGAGAACTATGTCTATCGGCTAAAGATATTTTGGAAGTGAAATCTGTGAAAACGAAATTTTCACAAGAATTTCGAACTTTGGCTCCTCGAACTTTTATGTACGAAAGACATCCCAAAAGGGATGTGATAACCGAGGCAATcgtaacaaagttttttaatggTAGTACAAATTTCACACTTAAAGATTATGATGCTCTATGTGATGTATTCTCTGATACCATTCTACGATTTGGTTCACACAAATTGGCTGAATTCTTATCAAAAAGCGGCGGTCAAGTGTACTTCTACGAGTTCACTTTTATGGAAGACTATACCAATAATGATGATATGTTTAAGGATAAACAAG CTCGCTGTGAACACATGattgattttcaatatttgttcaattGGCCAGGACGTAAACATGACTCGgatattcaaaagaaaattataaaactgtATACGGAATTTATATATGATTTTGTTAAGAATGG aaaactttccgACACCAACGCCAAACCTTATCCTCATTCCTATGCCTTGATCAAGGATAATATCGAGTATGTAGAAGGACGCAATTTCAAGAATTATGAATTTTGGCTGCAACATTTTCccgattattttaattataaattaaattga
- the LOC111674550 gene encoding cytidine deaminase-like has protein sequence MEKMDTTKVTGLKKADITETIQQYQELDDSVKELIRSANKVRLNAYVPYSNFKVGAAFRSKCGRIFNGCNVENAAFSPSSCAERTAICKAVSEGVREFTAAAVVAYQEDAFTTPCGVCRQFIMEFADGDIPLYVAKAVQTSLENGATANQTNKELENFPTDNVLCTSIYNLLPNGFRNFKKIVT, from the exons atggaaaaaatggATACCACTAAAGTGACCGGTTTAAAAAAGGCTGATATAACAGAAACCATTCAACAATATCAGGAACTGG ATGACTCTGTTAAGGAACTAATAAGATCAGCTAATAAGGTACGCCTTAATGCCTATGTACCGTATAGTAATTTCAAAGTTGGTGCCGCCTTTCGCTCTAAATGTGGTCGCATTTTCAATGGCTGTAATGTGGAGAATGCCGCCTTTAGTCCCTCTTCATGTGCCGAACGTACCGCCATTTGTAAGGCCGTTAGTGAGGGCGTCAGAGAGTTTACCGCTGCTGCTGTGGTAGCCTATCAGGAAGATGCTTTCACTACCCCTTGTGGTGTTTGCCGTCAATTTATAATGGAATTTGCTGATGGTGATATTCCCCTTTATGTAGCCAAAGCCGTACAAACTAGCCTAGAAAATGGTGCTACAGCGAATCAAACTAATAAAGAATTGGAAAATTTTCCTACGGATAATGTTTTATGCACCTCCATTTATAATTTACTGCCAAATGGTTTtcgtaattttaagaaaattgtaacttaa
- the LOC111688709 gene encoding juvenile hormone esterase-like isoform X1 codes for MFLKFLLGLLLFDCLHLSLCDTDHTPRVFIDNNEFKGSIVGTKFQESNVEYMGFRGIPYAKPPINELRFKDPQKLDKFEGIFDATHDGFECCSETARNGSEDCLNLNVYTKQLKPSQLLPVVVLIHPGGLYLGSGASYYMRPGHMMTQDVVLVTFNHRLGSLGFLNLGTPDIPGNAGFKDQVYALRWVQNFIENFGGNSQDVTLMGYSAGALSVQVHLMSDMSKDLFHKAILMSGSVAPQAFLPQGQQKYLAVRLAKGLKCEKFLDIQEENPYGVDFKFSNYEEIKNEDILECLSRHNGTVIGNSLRLMFDFGKDNPIILWLPVIERDFQQERFLTENLNVARKNVLMGYTNGELCLSAKDILEVKSVKTKFSQEFRTLAPRTFMYERHPKRDVITEAIVTKFFNGSTNFTLKDYDALCDVFSDTILRFGSHKLAEFLSKSGGQVYFYEFTFMEDYTNNDDMFKDKQGEHELLQKIYLYILNKSSARCEHMIDFQYLFNWPGRKHDSDIQKKIIKLYTEFIYDFVKNGKLSDTNAKPYPHSYALIKDNIEYVEGRNFKNYEFWLQHFPDYFNYKLN; via the exons atgtttctaaaatttttgttgggTTTACTTTTGTTTGATTGTTTACATTTGTCATTGTGTGATACCGATCATACACCCCGGGTTTTTATAGATAACAATGAATTCAAAGGTTCTATTGTGGGAACAAAATTCCAAGAATCCAATGTTGAATATATGGGGTTTCGTGGCATACCTTACGCCAAGCCACCGATAAATGAGCTGAGATTTAAG gACCCTCAAAAACTGGATAAGTTTGAAGGGATATTCGATGCTACACATGATGGCTTCGAATGTTGCTCAGAGACGGCCCGCAACGGTTCAGaagattgtttaaatttaaatgtctaCACCAAACAG TTGAAACCCTCCCAACTATTACCCGTTGTGGTTCTAATACACCCCGGTGGTTTGTACTTGGGTAGTGGCGCCAGCTATTATATGCGACCTGGTCATATGATGACCCAGGATGTGGTATTAGTAACATTTAATCATCGTTTGGGTTCCTTGGGTTTTCTTAATCTGGGAACTCCTGATATACCCGGTAATGCGGGTTTTAAGGATCAAGTTTATGCCTTAAGatgggttcaaaatttcattgaaaacttTGGTGGTAATTCCCAAGATGTCACCCTAATGGGTTACAGTGCTGGAGCTCTTAGTGTACAAGTGCACTTAATGTCGGACATGAGTAAAGATCTCTTCCATAAGGCCATCCTAATGAGTGGTTCAGTAGCGCCACAGGCCTTTTTACCACAGGGACAACAGAAATATTTGGCGGTACGTTTGGCCAAAggtttaaaatgtgaaaaattccTGGATATACAAGAGGAGAATCCCTACGGTGTGGATTTCAAATTCTCCAACTATGAAGAGAttaaaaatgaagatattttagAGTGTCTTAGTCGGCATAATGGTACCGTTATAGGCAATAGTTTAAGATTAATGTTTGATTTTGGCAAAGACAATCCTATTATTTTATGGCTGCCTGTAATAGAAAGGGATTTTCAGCAAGAGCGTTTTCTTACCGAAAATTTGAATGTAGCTCGCAAAAATGTTCTCATGGGCTATACAAATGGAGAACTATGTCTATCGGCTAAAGATATTTTGGAAGTGAAATCTGTGAAAACGAAATTTTCACAAGAATTTCGAACTTTGGCTCCTCGAACTTTTATGTACGAAAGACATCCCAAAAGGGATGTGATAACCGAGGCAATcgtaacaaagttttttaatggTAGTACAAATTTCACACTTAAAGATTATGATGCTCTATGTGATGTATTCTCTGATACCATTCTACGATTTGGTTCACACAAATTGGCTGAATTCTTATCAAAAAGCGGCGGTCAAGTGTACTTCTACGAGTTCACTTTTATGGAAGACTATACCAATAATGATGATATGTTTAAGGATAAACAAG GGGAGCatgaacttttacaaaaaatttatttatatattttaaacaaatcttcAGCTCGCTGTGAACACATGattgattttcaatatttgttcaattGGCCAGGACGTAAACATGACTCGgatattcaaaagaaaattataaaactgtATACGGAATTTATATATGATTTTGTTAAGAATGG aaaactttccgACACCAACGCCAAACCTTATCCTCATTCCTATGCCTTGATCAAGGATAATATCGAGTATGTAGAAGGACGCAATTTCAAGAATTATGAATTTTGGCTGCAACATTTTCccgattattttaattataaattaaattga